The Nitrospirota bacterium DNA segment ATCACGCGTTGGACGTGATCACCACCCTCGATCCCCAGTATGCCTACGCCTACTATGTCGGGGGCAATATCCTCGGCGATCTCGCCAACCGCCCTGACTTAGGCAACCGGCTGCTTGGAAAAGGTGCTGACGCGAATCCTGAGGTCTGGTACATCCCCTTTCTAATCGGATACAACCATTATTTTCTGCTCGGCGATCCAGCCAAGGGGGCAGAGTACATTATGCAAGCGGCTAGTTTGCCAGGCCGCCCGGCCTATCTTCCAGGCCTCGCTACTCGCATGGCGGCGGAGGCGGGGAGTCCTGAGACGGCGCTGGCGTTTCTTGAAGCCCGTTTGCTGGAGACGCAGGACCCTCAGACGCGAGAATCCTTGGCGAGCAGGGCGAAAGAAGTTATCATCGAACGGGATCTTCGTATCCTAGAGCATGCTGTGGACATCTATTGGACGAAACATTATTCTTTTCCTGTGAGACTCACGGATCTCGTGACAGCGGGAATCCTTCCGATGCTACCAGCGGAGCCGTTTGGAGGAGACTATCGGGTGGAACCCACGACTGGCGCGATCTCTAGTTCGACTCATCCGGATCGGCTGCGCACGTTTTTTAAGCGTAAAAAACCGCTGGCCTACATTTTCCCCAAGGTAGAGCCTTCCTATAGTTTTCCTAGGACATGGGAGTGAGCCATGACGCCTAGTTCCGATCTTGTCGTACAGACAGAGCAACTGTCGAAGATCTTCCACGTGGGATTTTGGGGGAAGCGCGTTACCGCTGTGGATGGCCTCAGTCTCGAAGTCCGGCGTGGGGAAGTGTTTGGTTTTCTTGGCCCGAATGGCGCGGGGAAAACCACGACCATCAAGATGTTGATGGGGCTCATCTATCCGACGAGCGGGCGCGCGCAGCTGTTCGGGCGGGATCTGGGCGATCCGCAGACCAAGTCCAGGCTGGGCTTTCTTCCCGAGTCGCCATATTTTTACGACTACCTCACGAGCCGTGAGTTTCTTGGGTTCTACGGACATTTGTTCGGGCTGTGGGGCGCTGTTTTGAATAAGCGAATTGACGAACTCCTAGAGTTGGTCGGCATGACGCATGCGCAGAATCTCCAGCTCAGGAAGTTCTCAAAAGGCATGTTGCAGCGGATAGGGATCGCACAAGCCATGATCAACGATCCGGAGTTGGTGGTGCTGGACGAACCCATGTCCGGGCTGGACCCCATCGGGCGGAAAGAAGTCCGCGATCTGATTTTCCGTCTCAAAGAGTCCGGGAAGACGGTCATGTTCAGCTCCCACATCTTGCACGATGCCGAAGTGTTGTGCGATCGGGTCGCGATGATCCTGAAGGGGCGGCTGGTGGCCTGTGGCCGTGTGACCGATTTGTTAGATCAAGGGGCGAACCATCAAGTGGAACTGGTCGTGGATCGTCTGACCCCTGCTGGATTAGATCACCTCCGTCCGCTCGCCGATAAAGTGGTCATGCAGGGGGACCGGATGCTGGTGGTACTGAAGAGCCAGCAACAGGTGGAGGGGGCGCTGGAGATTATACGCGCGGCGAAGGCTTGTCTGGTGTCGCTCAATCCTCAGAAGGGTTCATTGGAGGACCTCTTCATTCGGGAGGTCGAAGAACATCAGAGTCCGTCGGAGCATCGCGCATGAAGATTCTGTCGATCGCGCTGAATACATTCCGGGAAAACCTGCGGGATAAGTTGCTCTATAATCTGTTGGTGTTTGCCCTGCTCATGATCGGTAGCTCGGTGCTCCTGTCACGGCTCACCTTGGGAGAGTTCCACCGGCTCATCCTGGATCTTGGGCTCGGGAGTATTAATTTCTTCGGGGTGTTGATTGCGATATTTGTCGGGATCGGACTGGTGAGCAAGGAGATTGAAAAGAAGACCATCTATACGATTGTGTCCAAGCCAGTGGCGCGTTACCAATTTCTGCTCGGGAAATATCTTGGGCTCACGATCACCCTATTCGTCAACACGGCGATTATGGCGCTGGGACTTTTGGTGGTGCTCTATGCCCAAGAGGTTCCCATCGAGGGGGTGCTCTTCAAGGCACTGGCGCTGATTTTTGTCGAGTTCATGGTGGTCACGGCGGTCGCCCTCCTGTTTTCCACGTTTACGAGCGCGACCCTGAGCGCCATCTTCACGCTGGCGCTGTATGTGATCGGACATCTCACGGCCGACCTGAAAACATTCGGGGCGAAGATGGATGGTCTCAGCCGGGGAATCCTGAACGGGATCTACTATCTCCTCCCAAACCTCGAGCGCTTCAACTTGAAGGGCCATGTCGTGCATCATCTGGAAGTCAGTGGCTCGGATCTGATGCTGATCGTCGCCTATGGAGCGGCATACACGGCGTTGCTCCTCTTCATGGCCAGCCTCATTTTTCAACGACGCGACTTCCGCTAAGCCTGCCAGCCATCGGTTCTGATTCTCCTCTTGCATTATATTAAGGAGCAAGGTATTGAAGGGGAGTGTCGCGACTGCCTTGTTGGTCCTTCGTGCGTTGAAATTCATACGGGAGTGCCGCTTCGATGAATGTGCCATTGCTTGATTTGAAAGCTCAGTTCCAGCCTCTCCGTGCTGAGATCATGGCGGAGCTAGAAACGGTCTGTGACGAGCAGGGATTTATCCTGGGGCCGCGCGTCGTGGCGTTCGAGGAATCCGTTGCCAAGTATATCGGGTCTCGTTACGCGATCGGCTGCGCCTCCGGGAGCGATGCGCTGTTGCTCTCCCTGATGGCTATGGGTGTGAAAGCCGGCGATGAGGTCATCACCGTCCCGTTCACATTTTTTGCCACGGCGGGCGCGATTTCACGATTGGGCGCGAAGCCGGTGTTTGTGGACATTCAGCCGGATACGTTCAACATCGACCCCAAGCTGATCGAGCAAGCGATCACACCTCGCACAAAAGCCATCATGCCCGTGCACCTCTTTGGGCAATGTGCGGACATGGCTGCGATCAACGAGATGGCCAAGCGGAAGAAGATCTACGTCATCGAAGATGCCTGCCAGGCCATCGGCGCCGGTCAGCAGGGGAAGCGTGCCGGGGTTCTCGGCGATACCGGTTGTTTCAGCTTCTTCCCTACAAAAAACTTAGGCGGGTTCGGCGATGGCGGTCTCATTACGACCAACGACAAGACGCTTGCCGATTCCATGTCGATGCTCCGTGTGCATGGGAGTCAGGTCCGTTACCTCCATGAGGCGATCGGCATCAATAGCCGGCTGGACGCACTCCAGGCAGCCGTGCTCCAGATCAAATTGAAGTATCTCGACCAATGGACCGAGGGGCGCCGCCGGAACGCCGAACGGTATCAGCAGTTGTTCGCCAGAACGAAACATACGGATCGAGTGACGCTGCCACCTACGGCGCCAGGAAATTTCCATGTCTATAACCAGTTTACGGTGCGAGTCCAGAAGCGCGACGAGTTGCGCACCTTCTTGAAAGAGAAGGGGGTCGGCACGGAAGTGTACTACCCGCTTCCAATGCACCTCCAACAGTGTTATCGCGATTTAGGTCATCAGAAGGGATCGTTCCCTCTCTCAGAGCAGGCGGCTGAAGAGGTGATGTCGCTTCCAATCTATGCCGAACTGACGGAAGCGCAGCAGGTTTACGTGGTTGAGATGATTGCAGAGTTCTATCGGCGCGCCTAGCAGGATGCTGAAACAGTCCACCAGCGGCGTTCTCGGCTCGCAAGAATCCTCAACGTACCCCTGAGGGTACGCCTCCGGTTCTTGCTCCGCCTGCGGCCTTGCTGGATGGACTTTTTGAGCATCCTGTGAGAACGGAGCGACATGGATAGATTGGATCTCTATCTCGTCTCGACCGTCCCGCCAGTCGCGCTTGACTACCCTGCCAGAGAAGGAGGCCATGATGAGGTCAATGACGTGGGCAGTCCTGTGCGTCGTATCTTTGATCTGGAGCCCGATGGCCATTGCCAAGGATTTATCGCCTCGAGAGATTTATGAGCAGGCGTCGCCG contains these protein-coding regions:
- a CDS encoding ABC transporter ATP-binding protein; amino-acid sequence: MTPSSDLVVQTEQLSKIFHVGFWGKRVTAVDGLSLEVRRGEVFGFLGPNGAGKTTTIKMLMGLIYPTSGRAQLFGRDLGDPQTKSRLGFLPESPYFYDYLTSREFLGFYGHLFGLWGAVLNKRIDELLELVGMTHAQNLQLRKFSKGMLQRIGIAQAMINDPELVVLDEPMSGLDPIGRKEVRDLIFRLKESGKTVMFSSHILHDAEVLCDRVAMILKGRLVACGRVTDLLDQGANHQVELVVDRLTPAGLDHLRPLADKVVMQGDRMLVVLKSQQQVEGALEIIRAAKACLVSLNPQKGSLEDLFIREVEEHQSPSEHRA
- a CDS encoding ABC transporter permease subunit, with the protein product MKILSIALNTFRENLRDKLLYNLLVFALLMIGSSVLLSRLTLGEFHRLILDLGLGSINFFGVLIAIFVGIGLVSKEIEKKTIYTIVSKPVARYQFLLGKYLGLTITLFVNTAIMALGLLVVLYAQEVPIEGVLFKALALIFVEFMVVTAVALLFSTFTSATLSAIFTLALYVIGHLTADLKTFGAKMDGLSRGILNGIYYLLPNLERFNLKGHVVHHLEVSGSDLMLIVAYGAAYTALLLFMASLIFQRRDFR
- a CDS encoding DegT/DnrJ/EryC1/StrS family aminotransferase codes for the protein MNVPLLDLKAQFQPLRAEIMAELETVCDEQGFILGPRVVAFEESVAKYIGSRYAIGCASGSDALLLSLMAMGVKAGDEVITVPFTFFATAGAISRLGAKPVFVDIQPDTFNIDPKLIEQAITPRTKAIMPVHLFGQCADMAAINEMAKRKKIYVIEDACQAIGAGQQGKRAGVLGDTGCFSFFPTKNLGGFGDGGLITTNDKTLADSMSMLRVHGSQVRYLHEAIGINSRLDALQAAVLQIKLKYLDQWTEGRRRNAERYQQLFARTKHTDRVTLPPTAPGNFHVYNQFTVRVQKRDELRTFLKEKGVGTEVYYPLPMHLQQCYRDLGHQKGSFPLSEQAAEEVMSLPIYAELTEAQQVYVVEMIAEFYRRA